From Chloroflexota bacterium, one genomic window encodes:
- a CDS encoding sigma-70 family RNA polymerase sigma factor → MAALADSTISNELDWIACAQQGDRQAFGELVELHRPGVLNVVYRMCGDPQLAEEAAQEAFVRAWQNVRRYNPRFAFRNWVYRIALNVAVDVLRRRTETIAIEAEPLTADVDGPEASLERKEQIEQVRQAVLGLPPASRAVLILREYEGMAYQEIADALDIPIGTVMSRLNYARSQIRQILRRFLEET, encoded by the coding sequence GTGGCCGCATTGGCCGACTCGACCATTTCAAACGAACTGGATTGGATCGCCTGCGCTCAGCAAGGCGACCGTCAGGCGTTCGGCGAACTGGTTGAACTGCACCGGCCGGGCGTGCTCAACGTGGTGTACCGCATGTGCGGCGACCCGCAGTTGGCGGAGGAGGCCGCCCAGGAGGCCTTTGTCCGCGCCTGGCAGAACGTCCGGCGCTATAACCCGCGCTTTGCCTTTCGCAACTGGGTCTACCGCATCGCCCTCAACGTCGCCGTAGACGTTTTGCGCCGAAGGACGGAAACGATCGCCATCGAGGCCGAGCCTCTGACAGCGGACGTAGACGGCCCGGAAGCGTCGCTGGAGCGCAAGGAGCAGATCGAGCAGGTGCGGCAGGCGGTGCTCGGCCTGCCCCCGGCCAGCCGGGCGGTGCTGATATTGCGAGAGTATGAGGGAATGGCTTACCAGGAGATTGCCGACGCACTGGATATTCCAATCGGAACCGTGATGTCCCGCTTGAATTACGCTCGTAGCCAGATTCGTCAGATCCTGCGCCGCTTTTTGGAGGAGACATGA
- a CDS encoding metallophosphoesterase: protein MSRIIDLDQGRLMVVTDLHGDYPVYCRYRDHFLALREAGQADILILDGDFIHNDGPAPADGSLKIVLDLIQLQHDLGPALIVLLGNHEMPHIYGVTLGRGNAIYTPRFEMALGDRRPEIIAFFDSLPFYVRTRAGVTVTHAGASMAAITPEGVQRLAAYSHAAELAKVDAILDEQDRDSLRAGVAKMNGQPYEEMVIENLGFAALTENRYDDLLRGIFMTAASDEYDQLWDALFNKNEYEYQESYGPILRSSLMSLSQDYARQNFLISGHINVFGGGHTVVDGRQLRLASWTHARPREAGQYLLFDAGKPVGNMGELLKGLGTVFR, encoded by the coding sequence ATGAGCCGCATCATTGATCTCGATCAGGGCCGTCTCATGGTCGTCACCGATTTACATGGCGACTACCCCGTCTACTGCCGTTATCGCGATCACTTCCTCGCGCTTCGCGAGGCCGGCCAGGCCGACATTCTGATCCTGGACGGCGACTTCATTCACAACGACGGCCCGGCCCCGGCCGACGGCTCGCTCAAAATCGTCCTCGATCTCATTCAACTGCAACACGACCTCGGCCCGGCCCTGATCGTCCTGCTGGGCAACCACGAGATGCCGCACATTTACGGCGTCACCCTGGGCCGGGGCAACGCCATTTACACCCCTCGCTTTGAAATGGCCCTGGGCGACCGCCGCCCGGAGATCATCGCCTTCTTCGACAGCCTGCCGTTTTACGTCCGCACCCGCGCCGGAGTCACCGTCACTCACGCCGGGGCCAGCATGGCCGCCATCACCCCCGAAGGCGTGCAACGCCTGGCCGCCTATTCCCACGCCGCCGAACTGGCCAAAGTAGACGCCATCTTGGACGAGCAGGATCGAGACTCGTTGCGCGCCGGGGTGGCAAAAATGAACGGCCAGCCTTACGAAGAAATGGTGATCGAGAATCTGGGTTTTGCCGCCCTCACCGAAAACCGCTACGACGATTTACTGCGCGGCATCTTCATGACCGCCGCCTCCGACGAGTACGACCAGCTCTGGGACGCCCTCTTCAACAAGAACGAGTACGAGTATCAGGAGTCTTACGGCCCAATTCTGAGATCGTCGTTGATGTCTTTGTCGCAGGATTATGCCCGCCAGAACTTTCTCATCAGCGGCCACATCAACGTCTTCGGCGGCGGCCACACCGTCGTTGACGGGCGGCAACTGCGGCTGGCAAGCTGGACGCACGCCCGCCCCCGCGAAGCCGGGCAGTATTTGCTTTTCGACGCTGGAAAGCCGGTGGGAAATATGGGCGAGTTGCTGAAGGGGCTGGGAACGGTATTTCGGTGA
- a CDS encoding ATP-binding cassette domain-containing protein, with translation MSPNGRPMLEIRNLKKYFAMQQPILDMLSRRPPNFVKAVDGVSFSLARGEVLALVGESGCGKTTIAKTLIGLEEQTEGDILFNGQAVGAMGRRVRAAMLTLEPTPTGGPGTREQLVTPRVSMKRLRQQAQMVFQDPYESLNPRATIFDIVAEPLEVHGIARPRAERAQRVKTALEEAGLRPAEDYFLRYPHELSGGQRQRVVIASAMVLQPELLIADEPVSMLDVSVRAEILNLLRDLRRRRGISLVFITHDLGTVAYFADRIAVMYLGRIVEIGPTQTVLKNPQHPYTKALLSVIPVPNPRLRRQRVILQGETPNPVNLPGGCRFHPRCPAAFDRCPQVDPKLSRVAIDHEAACLLVG, from the coding sequence ATCTCTCCGAACGGGCGGCCCATGCTCGAAATCCGCAACCTGAAAAAATATTTCGCGATGCAACAGCCTATCCTGGATATGCTGAGCCGCCGCCCGCCGAATTTCGTCAAGGCGGTGGACGGTGTTTCGTTCTCACTGGCGCGCGGCGAAGTGCTGGCCCTGGTGGGCGAGTCGGGCTGTGGCAAGACGACGATTGCCAAAACACTGATCGGCCTTGAGGAGCAAACCGAGGGCGATATTTTATTCAACGGTCAGGCCGTCGGCGCAATGGGGCGGCGGGTGCGGGCCGCCATGCTCACTCTGGAACCCACACCGACCGGCGGCCCCGGCACGCGCGAGCAACTCGTCACCCCAAGAGTCTCCATGAAGCGCCTGCGCCAGCAGGCGCAGATGGTCTTTCAAGACCCTTACGAGTCGCTCAACCCGCGCGCCACCATCTTCGACATTGTGGCCGAGCCGCTGGAAGTGCATGGCATCGCCCGCCCCCGCGCCGAGCGCGCCCAACGGGTGAAGACCGCGCTCGAAGAAGCCGGCCTGCGCCCCGCCGAAGATTACTTCCTGCGCTACCCACACGAACTCTCCGGCGGCCAGCGCCAGCGCGTCGTCATCGCCAGCGCCATGGTTCTGCAACCCGAACTGCTCATCGCCGACGAGCCGGTCTCCATGCTCGACGTATCGGTGCGGGCCGAAATTTTGAATCTGCTCCGCGACCTGCGCCGCAGGCGCGGCATCAGCCTGGTCTTCATCACTCATGATCTCGGCACGGTTGCTTATTTTGCCGACCGCATCGCCGTCATGTATCTGGGCCGCATTGTCGAGATCGGCCCGACGCAAACGGTGCTCAAGAATCCCCAGCACCCTTATACCAAAGCCTTGCTCTCCGTCATCCCCGTCCCGAATCCCCGGTTGCGCCGCCAGCGCGTCATCTTGCAGGGTGAGACGCCCAACCCGGTCAACCTGCCCGGCGGCTGTCGCTTCCACCCGCGTTGCCCCGCCGCCTTCGATCGTTGCCCGCAGGTCGATCCGAAGTTGTCAAGAGTGGCCATTGATCATGAGGCGGCGTGTTTATTGGTGGGATAA
- a CDS encoding ABC transporter ATP-binding protein → MAGQPLLSVRHLSTDFIGADGKIAHALEDVSFDVHPGETLGLVGESGCGKTTTMMSLMRLLPSSGRITRGQVLFDGRDLLNLSEVEMRDYRWKEMAMVFQSAMNALNPVYTIGQQIREAILQHGLMGRENANKRVEELLDLVGIAKSRKEQYPHQYSGGMRQRAMIAMALACKPRLLFADEPTTALDVMVQAQVLELLKKIQTEFGLAVVLVTHDLGVVAEVCDSVVVMYGGKVAEYGPIDQVYNAPQHPYTQRLLEAFPDLNQPGDTLASIPGSPPRLNALPPGCRFEPRCHKRIDVCSTLSPRLIAVTSAPDSSFILHPSSFAKRHLAACHLCQGQEVQYS, encoded by the coding sequence ATGGCCGGTCAACCTCTCCTCAGCGTCCGTCACCTCAGCACCGATTTCATTGGCGCAGATGGCAAAATCGCTCATGCCCTGGAAGATGTCTCATTCGATGTGCATCCGGGCGAGACGCTGGGGCTGGTGGGCGAATCGGGTTGCGGCAAGACGACGACCATGATGTCGCTCATGCGCCTTCTGCCGTCGTCGGGCCGGATCACGCGCGGCCAGGTGCTGTTCGACGGCAGAGACCTGCTGAACCTGAGCGAGGTCGAGATGCGCGATTATCGCTGGAAGGAAATGGCGATGGTCTTTCAAAGCGCCATGAACGCCCTCAATCCGGTTTACACAATCGGCCAGCAAATCCGCGAAGCCATTTTGCAACACGGCCTGATGGGTCGTGAGAATGCCAACAAACGCGTGGAAGAATTGCTCGACCTGGTGGGCATTGCCAAGTCGCGCAAAGAGCAGTATCCGCACCAATACTCAGGCGGCATGAGGCAACGGGCGATGATTGCCATGGCTCTGGCCTGCAAGCCGCGCCTGCTCTTCGCCGACGAACCCACCACAGCCCTCGACGTGATGGTGCAAGCCCAGGTGCTGGAACTGCTCAAGAAGATTCAAACCGAGTTTGGGCTGGCGGTGGTGCTGGTCACGCACGATCTTGGGGTGGTGGCCGAAGTGTGCGACTCGGTGGTGGTCATGTACGGCGGCAAGGTGGCCGAGTACGGCCCGATTGATCAAGTCTACAACGCGCCGCAACACCCGTACACCCAACGCCTGCTCGAAGCCTTCCCCGATCTAAATCAACCCGGCGACACGCTGGCCTCCATTCCGGGGTCGCCGCCACGGTTAAACGCCCTGCCCCCCGGTTGCCGCTTCGAGCCGCGTTGCCACAAACGCATTGACGTTTGCTCCACCCTCTCCCCAAGACTCATCGCTGTGACCTCAGCGCCCGATTCATCCTTCATCCTTCACCCTTCATCCTTTGCCAAGCGTCACCTTGCCGCCTGCCACCTCTGCCAGGGCCAGGAGGTTCAATACTCATGA
- a CDS encoding ABC transporter permease codes for MSERWSLIKRNLLDFWKVFRGNRPGLLGAFLLFSSLFLAFFAPWLTPYGTSDTIRDANGKAMTFASPAEHGPLGTDDAGHDIWSQLAYGSRISLTIGFLAGFLSMAVGSLFGILSGYFGGKIDTLLMRTTDVLLVIPDIPLMLIIVAAVRQRNLGISPFVILILVIGLLYWTSTARLIRSQVLTIKERQFVARARAIGAGHSHIIMRHIVPQIMPLIVANTVLIVSTAILVESGLAFLGLGDPSQPSWGTMINFAFDRNAISNGAWWFYLPPGLAIVWVTLGCVLLGNVLEELLNPRLASHHLEDESKMVARPADSVAAPTPEPGR; via the coding sequence ATGTCCGAACGCTGGAGTCTCATCAAACGCAACCTGCTCGACTTCTGGAAAGTGTTCCGGGGCAACCGGCCCGGTTTGTTGGGCGCGTTTCTCCTATTCTCGTCGTTGTTTCTGGCGTTCTTCGCGCCCTGGCTGACTCCCTATGGCACTTCCGACACCATCCGCGATGCCAACGGCAAGGCGATGACGTTTGCCTCACCCGCCGAGCATGGCCCGCTTGGCACCGACGACGCCGGGCACGACATTTGGTCGCAGTTGGCCTACGGTTCGCGCATCTCGCTCACCATTGGCTTTCTGGCTGGCTTTCTCTCGATGGCCGTCGGCAGTTTGTTTGGCATTCTGTCCGGCTACTTCGGGGGCAAGATAGACACCCTGCTCATGCGAACCACCGACGTTCTGCTCGTCATTCCCGACATTCCCCTGATGTTGATCATTGTCGCCGCCGTGCGGCAGCGCAATTTGGGCATCTCGCCATTTGTGATTCTGATTCTGGTAATTGGCCTGCTGTACTGGACGAGCACGGCCCGCCTCATCCGCTCACAAGTGCTGACGATCAAAGAAAGACAGTTTGTGGCCCGAGCCCGAGCCATCGGCGCCGGCCATAGCCACATCATCATGCGGCACATCGTGCCGCAAATCATGCCCCTCATCGTCGCCAACACCGTGCTCATCGTCTCGACGGCCATCCTGGTCGAATCGGGCCTGGCGTTTTTGGGGCTGGGCGATCCGTCTCAGCCGTCGTGGGGCACGATGATCAACTTCGCCTTCGACCGCAATGCCATTTCCAACGGGGCGTGGTGGTTTTACCTGCCGCCCGGTCTGGCCATTGTGTGGGTAACGCTGGGCTGTGTTCTGCTGGGCAACGTGCTGGAAGAATTGCTCAACCCGCGACTGGCCTCGCACCATCTTGAAGACGAGTCCAAAATGGTGGCCCGCCCCGCCGACTCAGTGGCGGCTCCCACCCCGGAACCGGGGCGATAA
- a CDS encoding ABC transporter permease, with the protein MNRRDYLLRKVVIALITLAVVVTLDFLLFRVLPGDPVRAVIGRNVRISKESQDALRAQFGLDKPVFPDQFFATLGQWAKGNLGISWSLRRPVSDILTTKLGNTLLLVTLGQTFSIALGIALGLFAGWKRKTAVDVGSLTFSLVTWAIPTFWLGIILLAAGSTWLGLPTGGTVQPENIGKPLWEVWPDVAVHLVLPTLTFTVVYLGEYMLIMRSSVLEVLSEDYILTAKAKGLSHWQVLRRHALKNAMLPIVTLVALNLGFTVAGAIYIETVFSYDGLGKLFQEALDKQDFPLLQGAFLLLAVAVIGANLLADIIYTYLDPRVKAT; encoded by the coding sequence ATGAATCGACGCGATTATCTGCTCCGCAAAGTCGTCATCGCTCTGATTACATTGGCCGTGGTGGTGACGCTGGATTTTCTGCTGTTCCGCGTCTTGCCCGGCGATCCGGTGCGCGCCGTCATCGGGCGTAATGTCCGTATTTCCAAAGAGTCGCAGGATGCGTTACGCGCACAGTTCGGGCTGGATAAACCCGTGTTCCCCGATCAGTTCTTTGCTACTTTAGGCCAATGGGCTAAAGGCAACCTGGGCATCTCGTGGTCACTGCGCCGCCCGGTCTCCGACATCCTCACCACCAAACTCGGCAACACGCTTTTGCTGGTCACTCTCGGCCAGACCTTCTCGATTGCGCTTGGCATCGCCCTGGGGTTGTTTGCGGGTTGGAAGCGCAAGACAGCGGTGGATGTTGGCTCGTTGACGTTTTCGCTGGTCACCTGGGCCATCCCCACTTTTTGGCTGGGCATCATTTTACTGGCGGCGGGTAGCACCTGGCTGGGCCTGCCCACCGGCGGCACGGTTCAACCGGAGAACATTGGCAAGCCGCTGTGGGAGGTGTGGCCGGACGTGGCCGTTCATCTCGTCCTGCCCACCCTCACTTTCACCGTCGTTTATCTCGGCGAGTACATGCTCATCATGCGTTCGTCGGTGCTGGAAGTGTTGAGCGAAGATTACATCCTCACCGCCAAAGCCAAAGGATTGAGCCACTGGCAGGTTCTGCGCCGCCACGCGCTCAAGAATGCCATGTTGCCCATCGTCACCCTCGTCGCTCTCAACCTGGGCTTCACCGTCGCCGGGGCGATTTACATTGAGACGGTCTTCTCCTACGATGGCCTGGGCAAGCTGTTTCAAGAGGCGCTCGACAAGCAGGACTTCCCTTTGCTCCAGGGCGCTTTCCTGTTGCTGGCCGTGGCCGTCATTGGGGCCAACCTGCTGGCCGACATCATTTACACCTACCTTGATCCGAGAGTGAAGGCAACGTAA
- a CDS encoding ABC transporter substrate-binding protein, whose protein sequence is MSTKRHWYLPVLLTLTIMVSACGSGSATTAAPVATQPAATTAPASGEPVVMKIGSQFPPDTLNPAYAFLAASYTIFDLVYSSLVKEGLDGQYYGDLAASWSHSDDNLTWTFTLKDNIKYHNGTPLTAEDVAWSINEIHNDPEGWATLVNYTNGFKEITALDDKTVQITLDYPISNMEYRVSFLYALWRADFEPLDTTEALQNFTNDQLIGSGAFSLKTWEKDQNVLILDADPDFYDGRPVVDQLIFQTFDNSDALVQALKVGDIDVINLVPNSAFETVKTFDNVVAVNLPSRSFDELIVNSVRDDNDTAPTGNPALKDPQVKLAIAQAINKQDLVDIVFQGLGKPGWSIVAPALGGGFWHNSNVQDVQFDPAKANQILDDAGYAKGADGIREKDGVRLEMRLQYDATSSEYARDADLISNWLKDIGIKASPEAVDADTLIAATTGVGDYDLVIWGWGGDPDPDFILSIMLCDQFVVGGWSDSGYCNSDYDQLYLDQQKSGDPADRQQIIWKMQEMLFKDNPYIVLYNYDDLYAYRSDRFTNFQLDQPNANITDALVLQHAEPVK, encoded by the coding sequence ATGTCCACGAAACGACACTGGTATTTACCCGTTCTACTGACCCTGACCATTATGGTTTCGGCCTGCGGCAGCGGGAGCGCCACCACTGCCGCGCCCGTCGCCACCCAACCGGCGGCCACGACCGCGCCCGCTTCGGGTGAGCCGGTGGTGATGAAAATTGGCAGTCAATTCCCCCCTGACACGCTCAACCCGGCTTATGCCTTTTTGGCCGCGTCCTATACCATCTTCGATCTGGTCTACAGCTCGCTCGTCAAGGAAGGCCTCGACGGCCAGTACTACGGCGACCTGGCCGCCAGTTGGTCTCACTCCGACGATAACCTGACCTGGACGTTTACCCTCAAAGACAATATCAAGTATCACAACGGCACGCCGCTCACAGCGGAAGATGTGGCCTGGAGCATCAACGAGATTCACAATGACCCCGAGGGCTGGGCCACCCTGGTCAACTACACCAACGGCTTCAAAGAAATAACTGCCCTCGACGACAAGACGGTGCAGATCACCCTCGACTATCCCATCAGCAACATGGAATACCGGGTGTCGTTCCTGTACGCGCTCTGGCGGGCAGACTTCGAGCCTCTCGACACCACCGAGGCCTTACAGAACTTTACCAACGACCAGTTGATTGGAAGCGGGGCCTTCAGCCTCAAAACGTGGGAAAAGGATCAAAACGTCCTGATCCTCGACGCCGACCCGGATTTCTATGACGGGCGGCCCGTCGTCGATCAGCTCATCTTCCAGACGTTCGACAACTCGGACGCATTGGTGCAAGCCTTGAAGGTGGGCGATATTGACGTGATCAACCTCGTGCCGAACAGCGCCTTTGAGACGGTGAAGACATTTGATAACGTGGTGGCCGTCAACCTGCCGAGCCGTTCGTTCGACGAGTTGATTGTCAACTCGGTGCGCGACGACAACGACACGGCCCCCACCGGCAACCCGGCGCTGAAAGACCCGCAAGTGAAGCTGGCCATTGCTCAGGCCATCAACAAACAAGACCTGGTGGACATTGTGTTTCAGGGGCTGGGCAAGCCCGGCTGGTCAATCGTCGCTCCGGCTTTGGGCGGCGGCTTCTGGCACAATTCCAACGTGCAGGATGTTCAGTTTGACCCGGCAAAAGCCAACCAAATTCTCGACGATGCCGGTTATGCCAAAGGCGCGGACGGAATCCGGGAGAAAGACGGGGTGAGGTTGGAGATGCGGTTGCAGTATGATGCGACCTCGTCCGAATATGCCCGCGACGCCGATTTGATCTCCAACTGGCTCAAGGACATTGGCATCAAGGCCAGCCCGGAGGCCGTGGACGCCGACACGCTGATCGCCGCCACCACCGGCGTCGGCGATTACGACCTGGTCATTTGGGGCTGGGGCGGCGACCCCGACCCGGACTTCATCCTGAGCATCATGCTCTGCGATCAGTTCGTCGTGGGCGGTTGGAGCGACAGCGGCTATTGCAACTCGGACTACGATCAGTTGTATCTCGATCAGCAAAAGTCCGGCGACCCGGCAGACCGCCAGCAGATCATTTGGAAGATGCAGGAGATGTTGTTCAAGGACAATCCGTACATCGTACTTTACAATTACGACGATCTCTACGCCTACCGCTCAGATCGTTTCACCAATTTCCAGCTCGACCAGCCTAACGCCAATATTACCGACGCGCTGGTTCTGCAACATGCCGAGCCAGTGAAGTAG
- a CDS encoding CocE/NonD family hydrolase — protein MQIKTALPHPTREIENTFIPLADGTKLAARIWLPVDAESNPVPAILEYIPYRKNDGTALRDSIRHPYVAGHGYACVRVDMRGSGDSDGLLLDEYLLREQDDALEVLKWIAAQKWCSGNVGIIGKSWGGFNGLQIAARRPPELKAIITVCSTDDRYADDVHYMGGCLLADEMLSWASIMLLYNAKPPDPKFVGERWREMWLNRLENTPPFVEAWLTHQRRDAFWKHGSVCEEGRFVNRPYGDITCAVYAIGGWADAYTNAIPRLFENLSCPRKGLIGPWAHNYPEEGVPEPAIGFNQECLRWWDYWLKGTYGTGIMEEPMLRSYILDSVPPAAHHPRWPGKWVADSTWPPASITNHQLLITNNGLSKTSAPESQLTLTGAQANGLMAGVWCAYGLPGDFPTDQRPDDALSLCFDSAPLDSPLDILGFPEATLSVSVDQPNALIAVRLCDVSPRGTSTLITRGLLNLTHRDSHEEPSLVEPGKRYTVTVKLNAIGYSIAKGHRIRVAVSPTYWPFAWPSPKPVILTLFTGSNSYLNLPTRFAQPADSTLQPFEPPEVSTPLSLTTLRVANRSREVHHDLISGKHTLVDHNDSGRARYPDGLEYDNDDTDTYTIVEGDPLSATVKCDRSAELRRGDWRVRIETSSLMTSDATTFRVTNSVNAHEGNTRVFSKTWTFAVPRDMV, from the coding sequence ATGCAAATCAAAACCGCCCTCCCTCACCCCACTCGCGAAATCGAAAACACCTTCATCCCGCTGGCCGACGGCACAAAGCTGGCCGCCCGCATCTGGTTGCCGGTTGACGCTGAAAGCAATCCTGTTCCCGCCATTCTCGAATACATTCCGTATCGCAAGAATGACGGCACGGCCCTCCGCGACTCGATCCGGCATCCCTACGTCGCCGGGCACGGCTACGCCTGCGTGCGGGTGGACATGCGCGGCAGTGGCGACTCCGACGGCCTCCTGCTCGACGAGTATTTGCTTCGAGAGCAGGACGATGCGCTCGAAGTGTTGAAGTGGATCGCGGCGCAAAAATGGTGCTCTGGCAACGTCGGCATCATCGGCAAATCGTGGGGCGGCTTCAACGGCTTGCAAATCGCCGCCCGCAGGCCGCCCGAACTCAAAGCCATCATCACCGTCTGCTCCACCGACGACCGCTACGCCGACGACGTGCATTACATGGGCGGCTGTCTGCTGGCCGACGAAATGCTGTCCTGGGCGTCCATCATGCTCCTCTACAACGCCAAGCCGCCCGATCCAAAATTCGTCGGCGAGCGCTGGCGCGAGATGTGGCTCAACCGGCTCGAAAACACGCCGCCCTTTGTCGAGGCCTGGCTTACGCACCAGCGGCGCGATGCGTTTTGGAAACACGGCTCGGTGTGTGAGGAGGGGCGGTTCGTGAACCGCCCCTACGGCGACATTACCTGCGCCGTCTATGCTATCGGCGGCTGGGCCGATGCTTACACAAACGCCATCCCGCGTTTGTTCGAAAATCTCTCCTGCCCGCGCAAGGGCCTCATCGGCCCGTGGGCGCATAACTATCCCGAAGAAGGCGTGCCGGAACCGGCCATCGGCTTCAACCAGGAATGTTTGCGCTGGTGGGATTACTGGCTCAAAGGGACCTACGGCACTGGCATCATGGAAGAGCCAATGTTGCGCTCCTATATTTTGGATAGTGTGCCGCCTGCCGCGCATCACCCTCGCTGGCCGGGCAAGTGGGTTGCCGACTCCACCTGGCCGCCAGCCTCAATAACCAATCACCAATTACTAATTACCAACAACGGCCTCTCCAAGACCTCTGCCCCAGAATCTCAACTCACTCTCACCGGCGCGCAAGCCAATGGCTTGATGGCGGGCGTGTGGTGTGCCTATGGTCTGCCCGGCGATTTTCCGACCGATCAGCGCCCCGACGACGCCCTCTCGCTCTGCTTCGACTCGGCGCCGCTCGACTCGCCACTCGACATTCTCGGCTTCCCCGAAGCAACTCTGAGCGTGTCGGTGGATCAACCGAACGCGCTGATCGCTGTCCGACTGTGCGACGTTTCACCAAGGGGGACTTCGACGTTAATCACCCGAGGCCTGCTCAACCTCACCCACCGCGACTCTCACGAGGAGCCGTCGCTCGTTGAACCGGGCAAACGTTATACCGTGACAGTGAAGCTAAACGCAATCGGGTATTCGATAGCCAAAGGCCACCGGATTCGAGTGGCGGTCTCCCCGACGTATTGGCCGTTTGCCTGGCCCTCACCCAAGCCTGTCATTCTTACCCTCTTCACAGGATCAAACAGTTATTTGAATCTGCCTACGCGATTTGCTCAGCCTGCCGATTCGACTCTCCAGCCGTTTGAGCCGCCCGAAGTTTCCACGCCGCTCTCGTTGACAACCTTGCGCGTCGCCAACCGCTCGCGTGAAGTGCATCATGATTTGATCAGCGGCAAACACACTCTGGTGGATCACAACGACTCGGGGCGCGCGCGCTATCCCGACGGTTTGGAGTACGACAACGACGACACTGACACTTACACCATCGTCGAAGGCGACCCGCTCTCGGCAACGGTGAAGTGTGATCGTTCGGCTGAACTGCGGCGCGGCGACTGGCGCGTTCGCATTGAAACGTCGAGCCTGATGACCTCAGACGCGACGACTTTCCGGGTCACGAACAGTGTGAATGCTCACGAGGGGAACACGCGCGTCTTCAGCAAAACGTGGACATTTGCCGTGCCGCGTGACATGGTGTAG
- a CDS encoding EamA family transporter, which produces MFLFYFSISLAVVSSALYHLFQKLTPVNANPALALLVTYATSLVLCLGLIPFYPIKDGLSNAFKQLNWASLALAFALVGLEMGFLLVYRSGWNLGIAGTVTNVASALILIPVGLLLFKDKITLTNLIGVVVCIVGLVMVNRK; this is translated from the coding sequence ATGTTTCTCTTCTATTTTTCCATCAGCCTTGCCGTCGTCTCCAGCGCTCTCTATCACCTTTTTCAAAAGCTCACTCCAGTCAACGCCAATCCGGCCCTTGCCCTCCTCGTCACTTACGCTACGTCGCTTGTGCTCTGCCTGGGCCTCATCCCTTTCTACCCGATCAAAGATGGGCTGAGCAACGCCTTCAAGCAGTTGAATTGGGCCAGCCTCGCGTTAGCCTTCGCCCTCGTCGGCCTGGAAATGGGATTTTTGCTCGTCTACCGTTCGGGCTGGAATCTCGGCATCGCTGGCACGGTCACCAACGTCGCCAGCGCCTTGATTTTGATTCCTGTGGGGCTGTTGCTGTTCAAAGACAAAATCACACTGACGAATCTGATCGGCGTGGTGGTTTGCATTGTTGGGTTGGTGATGGTCAATCGAAAATAG